atcagaacttcactcaatccgcgatctaactcaccgagtccaacaactctgagtccactcgcacacaactcaccgagtcgtcccttgactcaccgattctcgactcaaccagggaatatcgggactcttcgacaagactcgccgagtccaagaacagactcgccgagtccaagactatcatcaacctactcgccgagttgttcatacaactcgccgagttccaggccatcttcatccaactcgtcgagtacacccatgtgactcgccgagtaccaccggtctgaatccattcagatgcattccaggccatgcaattgctccaaaacatagatctagcctgctaccactcatccatcacgtaaagtggcaaactttacgtgaatccaaagagatctaggccatttgcacattgggctagggtttgggacatgaaagcttcactaaacactccaacacagggactttcatgctctctgattcttctcccttccaaatctgaggtagcaacctcatatctaacctctagacttcccattacatccatagacaagttcccataaaccccaaaatgaagaaacacataataacagcccaagaacgagatattacctccaagagatgccccaactgcaatgtaattcgaatccaagcaaagccccttgctccaagccttcaatctcccaaaattccttcaacaattacttctccaagctccaatccactcaacaatggtgcttctccgcgatttagggttttctggggctcaaggggtgataaggaggctgggaggaaaacataatgttctttatatagggctcaaccccgagaattagggttttctccaatcagcgtctactcgccgagtcctcctcactgactcgccgagtcggctacttagcacgcgacccagtcgcgactctactcgccgagtccatccatggactcgccaagtcactctttcacaacttactcttttagcccttcaactctactcttgatatttcgggatgttacaaatacattctgaaagaatacacaaaatcaattcttaaactaataatataacaaataattacattgtatgattgtgattcattgaaaaataacaacattctgaaagaaatgattttaagcaacactttatacattgtagcataacacattctggtataatacattctcgttctatatgttttcttccttctccacatcaatgttagcctcttcaaaacctaaatccacaaagaaaacataatcaagtttcaaaaattaaacaattcaatgcattctaattgaataaaaactataaattatgACAAAATACATTAAAGACTATAAAGTTTGACAGAATATagtagaaaaataaaaactataaattctgacagaatatagtAAAGACTATAAAGTCAACCATAAAGTATCACAAATTCATTACCAGTTaaacaaatatacttgttgtGAGATTGACATTTTATGTATGTTTGACCTCTAAGCCACTTCAAAATATGCTAGcattatatgagattgacattttgTGTGATTggcattctgtcagaattgtattgcatgagaatgattttatacaaggaGCTACAAAAAGGAGATAAACATGAGCATGATTTTATACAACATACATTAGAATAAGTAGAATAATTTGAAGTGAACATTTTATCAAACCAACATATTAGATTTCATTCTAACaaaattggaattcgtgattccattctggCAGAATTACCCTCATCATATTAGATACTAAGATGATTTTGCTACTGCTACTAATTGAAGATTATTCCTTTGGTGCTTGATATTCATGAGGAAGATAAGAAATAAATTTTTCACCAATGTCTTTTTCAAATATCAAATTCTACAAGATAGAATACAAACATGATAAAGTAATTGTTTATAGGTTATCTGAAACTATTCTAAAATTCTATGTGCCTGAAGTCGGATGACTTCACCATCTGATTTTTTGATGTATTGGTAAAATTCAGGCTGAGCAAGTGAATCATTGACTGAAGACTTCACCATCTTTATATGTGATGGATCTAAAAAAATCAAGAATATAGTATCAAATGGGTAAATAAAATTAGGAAAAATCAAACACTTACATATAGTGTTAGAACAACTTCCATGAAAAAAGCCCCTGAATGCAGCTCCAATGGGTTCACCGGTGGTTGAACAGATCGCAAGGAAGGGAGATCTAATCTCTGTCAGCCACCAATCGTGGAAAGGAATGGAAATGAGGCAGCAGTGTTTCCGTTAAGTGGCAGCGACGGCTGCTCCTTCTATCCGACAACAATCACGTAGGGAGGGAAAGACTTCGATCCTCAGTTGATCGGAGAAGAAAGAAACACGCAAACATTCAGAAAATGGCCGATGACTCTTAATCGATCGTAAGGAAGGGCTGCAATCGGCGGTGGGAAGTCGCTGAATTTCTTCTCTGTAGTGGTGATGTTCCAGGCAGGAAACGAATGTGaaggattaggtcaaatatatttactttatttCCATAATGATaggatttcaattaaatgatttccttaattaaaagtacaaaaggtccaaaatatcctttattgatttatttaattatttattatttcttgaattctcattggtgcatttaggcacacaatatttgttgaaaatatttgaacctaactatatatatatatatatatatatatatatatatatatatatatatatatatatatatatatatatatatatatatatagtcatcaaAGCGGAGACGGGACAGATTGGGGATTGTTATACCCGACCCCAACCCCATCTCCAGTTTTTGCATAATGGGGGTCCCTAGCCTCGTATCCGGTACCCATTTTGGCGGGGAATACCCGTCCTCGATTGGGGCAAGTCAATTGGGTTTTCCACCGGGTCGGATGAAATTTTCATCCCTAATCAAAAAGAGATAccatgaaattttttatttttcaatcacaaatatatcaaaataaataataaagtattaaaaataaatcaacgGATATGTTTTCTAGAAACTTAATCCCAAAAAAAGATATTTTTTAAAACTTAATCCCATAAAAGATATTGTTTCAAATACAACTTCAAAAAGATTCTCCTCCATAAACAACTAAAAAAAACTATATGATTCACGTGTTCTCAAAAATTAATATTACTACATAAAGaatcatttaaaaaaataaaaattatatacaGATAAgtatgtttaattaattgttttgtAGTGTAATTAGACTTTAAGGTAAAATACCCATTAAACAATCCAATCTTCGCTTTCATTAGAAGACTAAAGTTGCTTTTGGAAAcataaaacaatcaaaatattgCACATGCCCAATTCATGATCTCCTTTTGCTAATTTCCTCACTTTATATTTTCCATTTTTCCAAAGGGTTTAATTAATATCCCATGGCCAAAAATGGCGTTAACCTAACCATGTTCTTCCTGTTCATCATAACATACTGCTATTGGGAGAGCCACGTGAAACTCGCTGACTTCATCACCACTTCTCCAAATTCAATCCATCTTATCAAAGACATTTTCATACTCGCCGGACAAAGCAACATGGCGGGGAGAGGCGGCGTGATCGAAAGAAACTGGGACGGAATAATCCCACCGGAAATCCAGTCCAGTCCCGGAAAGATTCTACGATTGGGTGGTGATCTGAATTGGGAAGACGCAGAAGAACCACTTCATGCCGATATCGACGTCAACAAGACTTGTGGAGTTGGGCCAGGAATGGCGTTTGCGAATGCGCTGATCGACGGCGATCCACGGCGGTTTCCGGTGGTGGGGTTGGTGCCGTGTGCTATTGGAGGGAGTGGGATTGATGAGTGGTCGCGTGGTGGGAGACTTTACGAACGGTTAAAAAGGAGGGCGGCGGTGGCGGTGGAACGCGGCGGAGAGATTAGGGCGGTGTTGTGGTTTCAAGGGGAGAGAGACACGATTAACATAACCGATGCTGAATCGTATAAAGGAAAATTACAGAGATTATATATCGATTTAAGAACTGATCTAAATTCGCCTTTGCTTCCCGTGATTCAGGTATTAATTTCTTGCGTTTTTCTTTTTTACTGATTTGATCAAAATATTTCCGATTACTATGGTTTCTTGATTGGATTTTGGTCAACGAGTTGAGTCAATGAACTCAACTTGATTAAAATCGACAAAGAGTTGATCTTGATAGTCGTGTCTAACACTCTACcaacaaaatattaaaaatgcAAACGCTGTTTGGCCCACTTTGTTTTGTAATGGCACTAGGCGCACACACCGGATGCACTAGTCCAACGAGTTAGGTGGGTTTTGTTCATGAAAAAAAGGTTTaaagtaaaataaataataaaataaattatatatatatatatatattaaatgaaaaAACTTTCTTTATTTGTGCGTCCTCAtaattctgttttatttttttgctgatttatataataaaatggtgTTTGATGGAACAATATGTAATTGTGTATTAATCTGATATTTATCTGTCACTTACTTATACATCCAtggattgtttttttttaatcaaatttataaTGTAAACTATTTCAGTTTAGGATTAACCATGTATTTGTGTAAACATTATATATTGGAATTTTCTAATATGTATAGTAAGGgcatatataaaaaaacattaaatgttataaatattatcaataattaaatatgaaatttatttattataatgaatattatcattaattaaatgtaaaatacATTAATAATCTCCCTAATAAATGAATTTaccatttaattatggtaatatttgtTCTAATCAATGTTTTTTTATATGTGCCCTAGACACATATTTGAAAATCTCTTATTTTATTTACAGGCTATGTGGgctttttgaattattttattgAAATGTGAGATTATTATGTTAATACTAATTTTCTAAATATATCTAACATATTAGTTATTATATCTAaaattagattaaaaaaaaacaaacaaaaacaagacAAGACATTTTTTCGTGTCACTAACTCATTTTTTTCTCTCCGTAATTCCATCTACTCGAAAAGTTTCCCGATATAATATGTCTTTGCTATATATAACAATACCTAGAAGATAAATCATCATGAAGGATGCATTTTACAATGGTAGTATCAATGTGTCACACACTCCTACCTTTGAAAAATTCCACATCATTACACAAATTAGACAATATTCATATTGGTCACTAATATTCTCTAATTAGCTTCGAATCAAATACAATGATATTTCAAATTAAGAAGGAAACATCAAACATCAATATACATGTCAATGGTATAAGAAAAAAGTGTAATTACATTGTAAATTGTATGGCATGTTAATTAAATGgtttataaaacgattttttTGAGCAACatgatttattttttattttttaaaattataggTTGCTTTAGCTTCTGGTGAAGGATCTTATGTAGAAAAGGTTAGAGAAGCTCAACTTGGAATCCAGCTTCCGAATGTAATAACAGTTGATGCGAAGGGACTACAACTACA
The genomic region above belongs to Lactuca sativa cultivar Salinas chromosome 4, Lsat_Salinas_v11, whole genome shotgun sequence and contains:
- the LOC111890277 gene encoding probable carbohydrate esterase At4g34215 — its product is MAKNGVNLTMFFLFIITYCYWESHVKLADFITTSPNSIHLIKDIFILAGQSNMAGRGGVIERNWDGIIPPEIQSSPGKILRLGGDLNWEDAEEPLHADIDVNKTCGVGPGMAFANALIDGDPRRFPVVGLVPCAIGGSGIDEWSRGGRLYERLKRRAAVAVERGGEIRAVLWFQGERDTINITDAESYKGKLQRLYIDLRTDLNSPLLPVIQVALASGEGSYVEKVREAQLGIQLPNVITVDAKGLQLQPDGLHLSTQAQVQVGEMMAHAYTTFRLLSLVTGD